In the Mycolicibacterium thermoresistibile genome, one interval contains:
- a CDS encoding ABC-F family ATP-binding cassette domain-containing protein, whose amino-acid sequence MSIVFSDVSFAWPDGTALFTDLSFTIGPGRTGLVAPNGAGKSTLLDLIAGARRPTSGSVTVDGTVGHLPQHLPFMPEATVGDVLGITPVLTALDALAAGDASEAVFAAIGDDWDVEERCRGMLDRLGLGEVAVDRRLGSLSGGEVVAVGLAAQLLRRPEVLLLDEPTNNLDADARRRLHAALDDYPGTLLVVSHDRVLLDRMERIAELYRGEMLFYGGNFTTYQRQLAADQQSARNDVRHAEQSLRREKRERQQARERAARRSGTAARTVKDAGLPRIVAGAMKRRAQESAGRTDEVRAARIAAGRARLEEAEKRLRDDDAMVLDLPDTTVPAGRTVFAGSGLTVGNVLRGIDLTVRGPERIALTGANGVGKTTLLRVIGGRLAPDAGTVTRADGRIAYLSQRLDLLDPGQTVLDNLAEFAPTLSVTGRRHLLARFLFDDKRIALPIRALSGGERLRATLACVLHAEPAPQLLLLDEPTNNLDLTSIAQLESALIAYRGAFIVVSHDDRFVAAIGVNRRLRLSDGKLS is encoded by the coding sequence ATGTCCATCGTCTTCTCCGACGTGTCGTTCGCCTGGCCGGACGGCACCGCACTGTTCACCGACCTGTCGTTCACCATCGGTCCCGGCCGCACCGGTCTGGTCGCGCCGAACGGCGCCGGCAAGAGCACATTGCTCGATCTGATCGCCGGCGCCCGCCGCCCCACCAGCGGATCCGTCACCGTCGACGGCACGGTCGGCCATCTGCCGCAACACCTGCCATTCATGCCCGAGGCCACCGTGGGCGACGTGCTCGGCATCACCCCGGTGCTGACCGCGCTGGATGCGCTGGCCGCCGGTGACGCCTCCGAGGCGGTGTTCGCCGCGATCGGCGACGACTGGGACGTCGAGGAACGGTGCCGCGGGATGCTGGACCGGCTGGGCCTCGGCGAGGTGGCCGTCGACCGGCGGCTCGGCTCATTGTCCGGTGGCGAGGTGGTGGCGGTGGGGCTGGCCGCCCAACTGCTGCGACGGCCCGAGGTGTTGCTGCTCGACGAGCCCACCAACAACCTCGACGCCGACGCGCGCCGTCGGCTCCACGCCGCGCTCGACGACTATCCGGGAACCCTGTTGGTGGTCAGCCACGATCGGGTACTGCTGGACCGGATGGAGCGGATCGCCGAACTGTACCGCGGCGAAATGCTTTTCTACGGCGGCAATTTCACTACCTACCAGCGGCAGTTGGCGGCCGACCAGCAGTCCGCCCGCAACGATGTGCGCCACGCCGAACAGTCGCTCAGAAGGGAGAAGCGGGAACGGCAACAGGCGCGCGAACGCGCGGCCCGCCGTTCGGGCACCGCCGCGCGCACGGTCAAGGACGCCGGGCTGCCGAGGATCGTGGCCGGGGCGATGAAGCGGCGCGCCCAGGAATCCGCCGGCCGCACCGATGAGGTCCGCGCGGCCCGGATAGCTGCCGGCCGCGCCCGGCTGGAGGAGGCGGAAAAGCGGCTGCGTGACGACGACGCCATGGTGCTCGATCTGCCCGACACCACGGTGCCGGCCGGGCGGACCGTGTTCGCCGGTTCCGGGCTGACGGTCGGAAACGTCTTGCGCGGAATCGATCTCACGGTCCGTGGACCGGAGCGGATCGCGCTCACCGGCGCCAACGGGGTCGGCAAGACGACCCTGCTGCGCGTCATCGGCGGGCGGTTGGCACCGGACGCCGGCACGGTCACCAGAGCCGACGGCCGCATCGCGTATCTGTCCCAGCGGCTCGATCTGCTCGACCCCGGTCAAACCGTCCTCGACAACCTGGCGGAGTTCGCCCCCACCCTGAGCGTGACCGGACGCCGGCATCTGCTGGCGCGATTCCTGTTCGACGACAAGCGGATCGCGCTTCCGATCCGGGCGCTCTCCGGCGGGGAGCGGCTGCGCGCCACGCTGGCCTGTGTGCTTCACGCCGAACCGGCGCCGCAACTGCTGCTGCTCGACGAACCCACCAACAACCTCGATCTGACCAGCATCGCGCAGTTGGAATCGGCGCTGATCGCCTACCGCGGTGCGTTCATCGTGGTCAGCCACGACGACCGGTTCGTGGCCGCCATCGGTGTGAACCGCCGGCTGCGCCTGTCCGACGGGAAGCTGAGTTAG
- the dapE gene encoding succinyl-diaminopimelate desuccinylase → MALDLHGDPIALTAALVDIPSESRHEQRIADEIETALREQTRGFEVIRNGNAVLARTNHGRPTRVLLAGHTDTVPAADNLPSRRVGDLLYGCGTSDMKSGDAVFLHLAATVTEPAHDITLVMYDCEEIEAAANGLGRIERELPDWLRADVAILGEPSGGFIEAGCQGTLRMVISTTGTRAHSARSWLGDNAIHKLAPVLDRLSDYRARSVDIDGCVYREGLSAVRIDGGVAGNVIPDAASVTVNFRFAPDRTVEQAERHVREVFDGLDVRMELTDAAGGALPGLQQPAAAQLVAAAGGQVRAKYGWTDVARFAALGVPAVNYGPGDPNLAHKSDEHVDVTAITAVTDVLRRYLSG, encoded by the coding sequence GTGGCCCTGGACCTGCACGGCGACCCGATCGCGCTGACCGCGGCGCTGGTCGACATCCCCAGCGAATCGCGGCATGAGCAGCGCATCGCCGACGAGATCGAGACCGCGCTGCGCGAGCAGACTCGCGGCTTCGAGGTGATCCGCAACGGCAACGCGGTGCTGGCCCGTACGAACCACGGCCGGCCCACCCGGGTGCTGCTCGCCGGTCACACCGACACCGTGCCGGCCGCCGACAACCTGCCCAGCCGGCGCGTCGGCGATCTGCTCTACGGTTGCGGCACCTCCGACATGAAATCCGGTGACGCGGTGTTCCTGCATCTGGCCGCCACCGTCACCGAACCCGCGCACGACATCACTTTGGTGATGTACGACTGCGAGGAGATCGAGGCCGCCGCCAACGGGCTGGGCCGCATCGAACGGGAACTGCCGGACTGGCTGCGCGCCGACGTCGCGATCCTGGGCGAACCGTCCGGCGGATTCATCGAGGCCGGCTGTCAGGGCACCCTGCGGATGGTGATCAGCACCACCGGAACCCGGGCACATTCGGCACGGTCCTGGTTGGGCGACAACGCGATCCACAAACTGGCGCCGGTGCTGGACCGGCTCTCCGATTACCGGGCGCGGTCGGTGGACATCGACGGCTGCGTCTACCGCGAGGGCCTGTCGGCGGTGCGGATCGACGGTGGTGTGGCCGGCAACGTCATCCCGGACGCCGCCTCGGTGACGGTGAACTTCCGGTTCGCCCCGGACCGCACCGTCGAGCAGGCCGAGCGGCATGTGCGCGAGGTGTTCGACGGTCTGGATGTGCGGATGGAGCTGACCGACGCCGCCGGCGGCGCCCTGCCCGGACTGCAGCAGCCCGCGGCCGCGCAGCTGGTGGCCGCGGCCGGGGGACAGGTGCGCGCCAAGTACGGCTGGACCGATGTGGCCCGGTTCGCCGCGCTCGGGGTGCCGGCGGTGAACTACGGGCCGGGTGATCCCAATCTGGCGCACAAGTCCGACGAGCACGTCGACGTCACCGCGATCACCGCGGTCACCGACGTGTTGCGGCGCTATCTGTCCGGCTGA
- the dapD gene encoding 2,3,4,5-tetrahydropyridine-2,6-dicarboxylate N-succinyltransferase: protein MTSAAGIGLATIAADGTVLDTWFPAPELGAATAEGGAAGTTRLSGADAPAELAALTGRDDDRGVETVVVRTMIASLDDKPADAHDAYLRLHLLSHRLIKPHGANMDGIFGVLANVVWTNHGPCAVEGFETVRARLRRRGPVTVYGVDKFPRMVDYVTPTGVRIADADRVRLGAHLAPGTTVMHEGFVNFNAGTLGTSMVEGRISAGVVVDDGSDLGGGASIMGTLSGGGKEVISVGKRCLLGANSGLGISLGDDCVVEAGLYVTAGTKVTTADGKTVKARELSGADNLLFRRNSVTGAVEVVKRDGTGITLNEALHAN from the coding sequence GTGACGTCTGCTGCAGGAATCGGCCTGGCGACCATCGCCGCCGATGGAACGGTTCTGGACACCTGGTTTCCCGCGCCCGAGCTGGGCGCCGCGACCGCTGAGGGCGGAGCAGCCGGCACCACCCGGCTGTCGGGCGCCGACGCGCCCGCCGAGCTCGCCGCGCTGACCGGCCGCGACGACGACCGCGGGGTGGAGACCGTGGTGGTGCGCACCATGATCGCCTCGCTGGACGACAAGCCCGCCGACGCCCACGACGCCTACCTGCGGTTGCATCTGCTGTCACACCGGCTGATCAAGCCGCACGGCGCCAACATGGACGGCATCTTCGGGGTGCTGGCCAATGTGGTGTGGACCAACCACGGGCCGTGCGCGGTGGAGGGCTTCGAGACGGTGCGGGCGCGGCTGCGCCGCCGCGGCCCGGTGACCGTCTACGGCGTCGACAAGTTCCCGCGGATGGTCGACTACGTCACCCCGACCGGGGTGCGCATCGCCGACGCGGACCGGGTGCGGCTGGGGGCGCATCTGGCGCCGGGCACCACGGTGATGCACGAGGGCTTCGTCAACTTCAACGCCGGCACGCTGGGCACCTCGATGGTGGAGGGCCGCATCTCCGCGGGGGTGGTCGTCGACGACGGGTCCGACCTCGGTGGCGGGGCGTCGATCATGGGCACGCTGTCCGGCGGCGGCAAGGAGGTCATCTCGGTGGGCAAGCGCTGCCTGCTGGGCGCCAACTCCGGGCTGGGCATCTCGCTGGGCGACGACTGCGTCGTCGAGGCCGGGTTGTACGTGACGGCGGGCACCAAGGTGACCACCGCCGACGGGAAGACGGTCAAGGCGCGCGAGCTGTCCGGCGCCGACAACCTGTTGTTCCGGCGTAATTCGGTCACCGGCGCGGTCGAGGTGGTCAAGCGCGACGGCACCGGCATCACACTCAACGAGGCGCTGCACGCCAACTAG
- a CDS encoding IS110 family transposase translates to MSKGSGLSRGDKRRNAKLAELRRLVPADHVIVGIDLADKKQAVVVCDHDSQVLARKTVKARAWELGPVLEWAQRVAHKHGFCGVTVGCEPTGHRWMVLNQLATQRDMTLMCVNPMLVGRAREAEDYTRDKSDDKDAMLIARLVAQLHCYRPERAEETWARLRQLGARRERLVTEATACVQQLRDLLECVWPGVLEAAADPFGSSNWCAAVAVVLDRCDGRPERLKGRGLARFEAAVVRELGRWGGQRRRRAIIEAVFVALVDPAGVMVQRRGVLERARWVLSDWRAASIRLAEVEARMVEVLDELELTELVTSIPGVSAVGAAAMLAETGDPTRFDSPRALVKHAGLCPRDNASGTFNGRARISRRGRPRLRLAAWRATWGALQHNPVMLARYRYLTTRDDNKLTDGQARAAIAAALLRWLHVVVTQRVRWDGAIAAAQVMPVAA, encoded by the coding sequence GTGTCCAAGGGTAGTGGTCTGTCGCGTGGTGACAAGCGCCGTAATGCCAAGTTGGCCGAGCTGCGGCGGCTGGTGCCGGCCGATCATGTGATCGTCGGTATTGATCTGGCGGATAAGAAGCAGGCGGTGGTGGTGTGTGATCACGATTCGCAGGTGCTGGCCCGCAAGACGGTGAAGGCTCGGGCGTGGGAATTGGGTCCTGTGCTGGAGTGGGCGCAGCGCGTGGCGCACAAGCATGGGTTCTGTGGTGTGACGGTGGGGTGTGAGCCGACCGGGCATCGCTGGATGGTGCTCAATCAGCTTGCCACTCAACGCGATATGACGTTGATGTGTGTGAACCCGATGTTGGTGGGTCGGGCACGTGAAGCTGAGGACTACACCCGTGACAAAAGCGATGACAAGGATGCGATGTTGATCGCGCGGCTGGTGGCCCAGCTGCATTGTTACCGCCCCGAGCGTGCTGAGGAGACGTGGGCGCGGCTGCGCCAGCTGGGAGCGCGCCGTGAGCGGCTGGTCACCGAGGCCACTGCGTGTGTGCAACAGCTGCGCGACCTGCTGGAGTGCGTCTGGCCGGGGGTGCTGGAGGCGGCGGCGGATCCCTTCGGTTCGAGCAACTGGTGTGCGGCTGTGGCGGTGGTGCTCGACCGCTGTGACGGCCGCCCGGAACGGCTCAAGGGACGTGGGCTGGCACGGTTTGAGGCCGCGGTGGTTCGCGAGCTGGGCCGTTGGGGTGGTCAGCGGCGGCGTCGGGCCATCATCGAGGCGGTCTTCGTCGCGCTGGTCGACCCGGCCGGGGTGATGGTCCAACGCCGCGGTGTACTGGAGCGGGCCCGCTGGGTGCTTTCTGATTGGCGCGCGGCCAGCATCCGGCTGGCCGAGGTGGAAGCCCGCATGGTTGAGGTGCTCGACGAACTCGAGCTGACCGAGTTGGTCACCAGCATCCCCGGAGTCTCGGCGGTGGGAGCGGCGGCGATGTTGGCCGAAACCGGCGATCCCACCCGTTTTGACAGCCCTCGCGCGCTGGTCAAACATGCCGGGCTGTGCCCACGCGACAACGCCAGCGGCACCTTCAACGGCCGAGCGCGGATCTCCCGGCGTGGCCGACCCCGGCTGCGGCTGGCCGCCTGGCGCGCGACATGGGGTGCCCTTCAACATAATCCGGTGATGCTCGCTCGCTACCGGTATCTGACGACCCGCGACGACAACAAGCTCACCGACGGCCAGGCCCGAGCAGCGATCGCTGCGGCGTTGCTGCGTTGGCTGCATGTCGTGGTCACCCAGCGGGTGCGCTGGGATGGCGCCATCGCCGCCGCGCAGGTGATGCCCGTGGCCGCTTAA
- a CDS encoding NUDIX hydrolase yields MTLREDDIRLRDGRSGVYAVVDKPDYALVIARDRDRFRLVEQYRYPIGLRRWEFPQGTAPDLADLEPEALAARELREETGLRAGRLRRLGQLDVAPGMSSQRGWVFLATDLTEGEHDREPEEQDMHSAWFERSEVEAMIRSGQITDAQSIAAWTLFLLHERTAPLY; encoded by the coding sequence ATGACGCTGCGCGAAGACGACATCCGCCTGCGCGACGGGCGGTCCGGCGTCTACGCGGTGGTGGACAAACCCGACTACGCGCTGGTGATCGCCCGCGACCGGGACCGGTTCCGGCTGGTCGAGCAGTACCGCTATCCGATCGGTCTGCGCCGCTGGGAGTTTCCGCAGGGCACCGCACCGGATCTGGCGGATCTGGAACCGGAGGCGCTGGCCGCCCGGGAGTTGCGCGAGGAGACCGGGTTGCGGGCCGGTCGGCTGCGACGGCTCGGTCAGCTCGACGTCGCGCCGGGGATGAGTAGTCAACGCGGCTGGGTGTTCCTGGCCACCGATCTCACCGAGGGTGAGCACGATCGCGAACCCGAGGAGCAGGACATGCACAGCGCCTGGTTCGAGCGGTCCGAGGTGGAGGCGATGATCCGGTCCGGGCAGATCACCGATGCCCAGTCGATCGCCGCGTGGACGCTGTTCCTGCTGCACGAGCGCACCGCACCGCTATATTGA
- a CDS encoding P1 family peptidase, which produces MARARDYGATIGVLPTGPNNAITDVAGVRVGHTTLIEGSGPRVTGQGPVRTGVTVVIPRDEPWNHPLFAAAHRLNGNGELTGQHWVEESGQLTSYIGLTNTHSVGVVRDALIAHEKNARGADEFFFALPVVGETCDGILNDINGFHVKPEHVAAAIDAAADGPVPEGAVGGGTGMIAHGYKGGIGTSSRVVGDYTVGVLVQANHGARERLTIDGVPVGRLLPEPPSPAAMPGRPPEGTGSIIVLVATDAPLIPTQCARLAQRSALGIARTGGAGENGSGDMAFCFTTGNTFAGDFAATAGPDVVEVRMLANRLIDRLFYAAIEATEEAIVNALFAAETMEGPEGLVVTALPREQTAELLRRYRQLR; this is translated from the coding sequence GTGGCACGAGCCCGCGACTACGGCGCCACCATCGGCGTCCTGCCCACCGGACCGAACAATGCGATCACCGACGTCGCCGGGGTGCGGGTCGGCCACACCACGCTGATCGAAGGGTCCGGGCCGCGTGTCACCGGGCAGGGCCCGGTGCGCACCGGCGTCACCGTGGTCATCCCCCGCGACGAGCCGTGGAACCATCCGCTGTTCGCCGCGGCGCACCGACTCAACGGCAACGGCGAACTGACCGGGCAGCACTGGGTCGAGGAATCCGGGCAACTCACCAGCTACATCGGGCTCACCAACACCCACAGCGTCGGCGTGGTCCGCGACGCGCTGATCGCCCACGAGAAGAACGCGCGCGGCGCCGACGAGTTCTTCTTCGCGCTGCCCGTGGTCGGGGAGACCTGCGACGGAATCCTCAACGACATCAACGGTTTCCACGTCAAGCCCGAGCATGTGGCCGCGGCCATCGACGCCGCGGCCGACGGTCCGGTGCCCGAGGGCGCGGTCGGCGGCGGCACCGGCATGATCGCCCACGGCTACAAGGGCGGCATCGGGACGTCGTCGCGGGTGGTCGGCGACTACACCGTCGGCGTGCTGGTGCAGGCGAACCACGGTGCGCGGGAACGGTTGACGATCGACGGGGTTCCCGTCGGCCGGCTGTTGCCCGAACCGCCGTCCCCGGCGGCGATGCCGGGCCGTCCGCCGGAGGGCACCGGATCGATCATCGTGCTGGTGGCCACCGACGCGCCGTTGATTCCGACGCAGTGCGCCCGGCTCGCCCAACGCAGCGCGCTCGGCATCGCCCGTACCGGCGGGGCCGGTGAGAACGGCAGCGGCGACATGGCCTTCTGCTTCACCACCGGCAACACATTCGCCGGCGACTTCGCCGCCACCGCCGGCCCGGACGTCGTCGAGGTCCGGATGCTCGCCAACCGGCTGATCGACCGGCTGTTCTACGCCGCCATCGAGGCGACCGAGGAGGCGATCGTCAACGCGCTGTTCGCGGCCGAGACGATGGAAGGCCCCGAGGGCCTGGTGGTGACGGCGTTGCCGCGGGAACAGACCGCCGAGCTCCTCCGCCGATACCGGCAACTCAGGTGA
- a CDS encoding SpoIIE family protein phosphatase: MSPDFGARYAAALAAYLEDSSERRLAVAHDLGRQALLGRISVLQIVEDHVRLVDELSRRQPVDTDTALQFLLQALAAVDVAVRGYLEGTRRYEQQRARAEGLAGRDTFRSALVNAMQEAFFVMDRTGSVIDINEAFAEITGYDGHDLPYRWPHPWVVDEPRADEDLLELLQHGRVQLERQIRHRSGHLAWVAISVNVVNPNGTAFVGTMRDITAAHKAAARESALTRLATAAGVATSVSEVLSIMLDECRPAIDSRRVIAVTWAREDAEPTIQVVGDPPASTWADLDESLRTTLLAARDWPPLTVQPVSDAGQNTSRGIVAVLSGTPATVLWLEHRVPRPVGIDGRRLINALVGHVSLAVQHVRRFEIARESSLTLQRAMLPDIVPPPGFAVRYEPAVRPLEIGGDWYDVLPLDDHQIGIIVGDCVGRGLPAAAVMGQLRSSARALLLSGAEPARLLENLDAVAALIPDAYCATVLLAVLDTESGTLRYSNAGHVPALLAGPGPHATVLTDGASVPLGVQQNRPRPQVSRQLTPGSTLMLYTDGLVERRDSPIDTGMDRACQVLTAMLDAEPEAVADAMLDTLAPADGYDDDVAIVVYRHTFAPLRIELPATPDRLSEVRARLTGWLTAAGAPELLISDIVLAVNEACTNSVEHAYRDREPGPMQVYADLRDGQIMLQVRDFGTWKTPEPNPRIRGRGLPMMRAISADVQVDNTRSGTVVELTFTLSGQPALT; this comes from the coding sequence ATGAGCCCGGACTTCGGGGCCCGCTACGCGGCGGCGTTGGCGGCCTATCTGGAGGACAGCAGCGAACGCCGCCTCGCCGTGGCACACGACCTGGGACGCCAGGCCCTGCTCGGACGGATCAGCGTGCTGCAGATCGTCGAGGACCACGTCCGCCTGGTCGATGAGCTCTCCCGGCGGCAACCGGTCGACACCGACACCGCCCTGCAGTTCCTCCTGCAGGCCCTGGCCGCGGTCGACGTCGCGGTGCGCGGATACCTCGAGGGCACCCGGCGCTACGAGCAGCAACGGGCCCGCGCCGAGGGTCTGGCGGGGCGCGACACCTTCCGCAGCGCGCTGGTCAACGCGATGCAGGAGGCGTTCTTCGTGATGGACCGCACCGGTTCGGTCATCGACATCAACGAGGCGTTCGCCGAGATCACCGGATACGACGGCCACGATCTGCCGTATCGGTGGCCGCACCCCTGGGTGGTCGACGAACCCCGCGCCGACGAGGACCTGCTCGAACTGCTCCAACACGGCCGGGTGCAACTCGAACGCCAGATCCGCCACCGCAGTGGCCATCTGGCCTGGGTGGCGATCAGCGTGAACGTGGTGAACCCGAACGGGACCGCGTTCGTCGGAACGATGCGCGACATCACCGCCGCGCACAAGGCCGCCGCCCGGGAGAGCGCGCTGACCCGGCTGGCCACTGCCGCCGGCGTCGCCACCAGCGTGTCCGAGGTCCTCTCGATCATGCTGGACGAGTGCCGGCCGGCGATCGACTCCCGACGCGTCATCGCGGTCACGTGGGCCCGGGAGGACGCCGAACCCACCATCCAGGTCGTCGGCGACCCGCCGGCCTCCACCTGGGCCGACCTCGACGAGTCGCTGCGGACCACCCTGCTGGCCGCGCGGGACTGGCCGCCGCTGACCGTGCAACCCGTCTCCGATGCGGGCCAGAACACGTCCCGCGGCATCGTCGCGGTGCTGTCGGGCACCCCGGCCACCGTGCTGTGGCTCGAACACCGGGTGCCCCGCCCGGTCGGGATCGACGGCCGCCGGCTCATCAATGCCCTGGTCGGCCATGTCAGCCTGGCCGTGCAGCACGTCCGGCGCTTCGAGATCGCCCGGGAGTCGTCGTTGACGCTGCAACGCGCGATGCTGCCGGACATCGTGCCTCCTCCCGGGTTCGCGGTGCGCTACGAACCGGCCGTGCGGCCGCTGGAGATCGGCGGCGACTGGTACGACGTGCTGCCGCTCGACGACCACCAGATCGGCATCATCGTCGGCGACTGTGTGGGGCGCGGGCTGCCCGCCGCCGCGGTGATGGGGCAGCTGCGCAGTTCCGCGCGGGCGCTGCTGCTCAGCGGCGCCGAACCGGCGCGGCTGCTGGAGAACCTCGACGCGGTGGCGGCGCTCATCCCCGACGCGTACTGCGCGACGGTGTTGCTGGCGGTGCTCGACACCGAATCCGGGACGCTGCGCTACAGCAACGCCGGTCATGTTCCGGCGCTGCTGGCCGGACCCGGCCCGCATGCGACGGTTCTGACCGACGGGGCCTCGGTGCCGCTGGGGGTGCAGCAGAACCGGCCCCGCCCACAGGTCAGCCGGCAGCTGACGCCCGGATCCACGCTGATGCTCTACACCGACGGGCTGGTGGAGCGGCGCGACAGCCCGATCGACACCGGGATGGACCGGGCCTGTCAGGTGCTCACCGCGATGCTCGACGCCGAGCCGGAGGCGGTCGCCGACGCCATGCTCGACACGCTGGCGCCCGCTGACGGGTACGACGACGACGTGGCGATCGTGGTGTACCGGCACACCTTCGCGCCGTTGCGAATCGAGTTGCCCGCCACCCCCGATCGGCTCAGCGAGGTGCGGGCCCGGCTGACCGGTTGGCTCACCGCGGCCGGGGCGCCGGAACTACTGATCAGCGACATCGTGTTGGCCGTCAACGAAGCGTGCACGAACTCCGTCGAACACGCCTACCGCGATCGCGAGCCGGGTCCGATGCAGGTGTACGCCGACCTGCGGGACGGTCAGATCATGCTGCAGGTCAGGGATTTCGGCACCTGGAAGACACCGGAACCCAATCCGCGCATCCGGGGCCGGGGGCTGCCGATGATGCGGGCGATCAGTGCCGACGTGCAGGTGGACAACACCCGCAGCGGAACCGTGGTGGAGTTGACGTTCACGCTGTCCGGGCAACCGGCGCTCACCTGA
- a CDS encoding ATP-binding protein, producing MTRDDRDETVIEIENSDDILAARDAGRLRARELGFSLADVTMITTAIAEVAHNITSYAGRGSIRIGVGDREGRKALVVCAEDRGPGIGDVERALEDGYSTGSGLGLGLPGAGRLMDRLVVDSDPDRGTVVEMWKWIPPG from the coding sequence GTGACCCGCGACGACCGGGACGAAACCGTCATCGAGATCGAGAACTCCGACGACATCCTGGCGGCCCGGGATGCCGGCCGGCTGCGGGCGCGGGAACTGGGATTTTCGCTGGCCGACGTTACGATGATCACCACGGCGATCGCCGAGGTTGCTCACAACATCACCAGCTACGCCGGTCGAGGCTCCATCCGGATCGGAGTCGGCGACCGGGAGGGACGAAAAGCTCTCGTCGTGTGTGCGGAGGATCGCGGTCCGGGTATAGGGGACGTTGAACGAGCGCTTGAAGACGGATATTCGACGGGGAGCGGTCTGGGGCTGGGGCTTCCCGGTGCCGGCCGCCTGATGGATCGGCTGGTCGTGGACTCCGACCCGGACCGCGGCACGGTGGTGGAGATGTGGAAATGGATACCTCCCGGATGA
- a CDS encoding STAS domain-containing protein — translation MSATGALTTSVEHRDDSAVLRVQGVVDLATGDALQQAIDDLIATRPSALVVDLSAVDFLASVGLQILVATHERLSPSARFAVVADGPATSRPIQLTRLDEVIALYPTLDEALSGVRTGERAE, via the coding sequence TTGTCAGCTACCGGAGCACTCACCACATCGGTGGAGCATCGCGACGATTCAGCGGTCCTGCGGGTGCAGGGCGTCGTGGATCTGGCCACCGGGGATGCGCTGCAGCAGGCGATCGACGATCTGATCGCGACCAGACCCTCGGCACTCGTGGTGGATCTGTCCGCGGTGGACTTCCTGGCGTCGGTGGGATTGCAGATCCTGGTCGCCACCCATGAGCGGCTGAGCCCGTCGGCACGGTTCGCGGTGGTGGCCGACGGACCGGCGACCAGCCGCCCGATCCAACTGACCCGGCTCGACGAGGTCATCGCGCTCTACCCCACGCTCGATGAGGCGCTCTCCGGGGTGCGCACCGGGGAGCGCGCCGAGTAG
- the dapC gene encoding succinyldiaminopimelate transaminase produces MRNRVSARLPEFPWDTLADATAAARAHPDGIVDLSVGTPVDPVAPVIRAALAEASAAPGYPTTAGTPALRASAAAALERRYGITGLTPDAVLPAIGTKELIAWLPTLLGLGGDDTVVVPELAYPTYDVGARLAGARVFRADSLTQLGPQTPALIYLNSPSNPTGRVLGVDHLRKVVGWARDRGVIVASDECYLGLGWDETPVSVLHPTVCGGDHTNLLAIHSLSKTSSLAGYRAGFVAGDPALVAELLAVRKHAGMMVPTPVQAAMVAALDDDAHERQQRERYQRRRRELLPALQQAGFTVDHSEAGLYLWATRGEPCRATVDWLARRGILVAPGEFYGPRGAEHVRIALTAPDERITAAAARLAQAG; encoded by the coding sequence CTGCGTAACCGGGTCTCGGCGAGGCTGCCGGAGTTCCCGTGGGACACCCTGGCCGACGCCACCGCGGCCGCCCGTGCGCACCCCGACGGCATCGTCGACCTCTCGGTCGGCACCCCGGTCGATCCGGTGGCGCCGGTCATCAGGGCAGCGCTGGCCGAAGCCAGTGCCGCACCGGGCTATCCCACCACCGCCGGCACCCCCGCCCTGCGGGCCTCGGCCGCCGCGGCGCTGGAACGGCGGTACGGCATCACCGGCCTGACCCCGGATGCGGTGCTGCCGGCGATCGGCACCAAGGAGCTCATCGCCTGGCTGCCGACACTGCTCGGTCTGGGCGGTGACGACACGGTCGTCGTCCCGGAGCTGGCCTACCCGACCTACGACGTGGGCGCCCGGCTGGCCGGCGCGCGGGTGTTCCGGGCCGACTCCCTGACCCAGCTGGGACCGCAGACCCCGGCGTTGATCTACCTGAACTCGCCCAGTAACCCCACCGGCCGGGTGCTCGGCGTGGACCACCTGCGCAAGGTGGTCGGCTGGGCCCGCGACCGCGGGGTGATCGTCGCCTCCGACGAGTGCTACCTCGGCCTCGGCTGGGATGAGACGCCGGTGTCGGTGCTGCACCCCACGGTGTGCGGCGGCGACCACACCAATCTGCTGGCCATCCATTCGCTGTCCAAGACATCGTCGCTGGCCGGCTACCGGGCCGGATTCGTCGCCGGGGATCCGGCCCTGGTGGCCGAGCTGCTGGCGGTGCGCAAGCATGCCGGCATGATGGTGCCCACCCCGGTGCAGGCCGCGATGGTGGCCGCACTCGACGACGACGCGCACGAACGGCAGCAGCGCGAGCGCTATCAGCGCAGGCGCCGGGAGTTGCTGCCGGCGCTGCAGCAGGCCGGCTTCACCGTCGACCACTCCGAGGCCGGGCTTTATCTGTGGGCCACCCGCGGCGAACCGTGCCGGGCGACCGTCGACTGGCTCGCCCGGCGTGGAATCCTGGTGGCGCCCGGGGAGTTCTACGGCCCCCGCGGCGCCGAGCATGTGCGGATCGCGCTGACCGCACCCGACGAGCGCATCACCGCCGCCGCCGCCCGGCTGGCTCAGGCCGGATAG